One Terriglobales bacterium genomic window, GGCAGGAGTGCAGGTCGATGTGGTGGCGCAGCCGGGTGACGTCCTGCGAGCAATGGTAGGTGACCCCGGCCACGTCGTACTGGTAGATGAGCAATTGCGCGGCAGCGCCTCCCGGGGCCGCCATCTCCTGCACGTCGGTGATCGTTCCGTCGGCGATGCGCCCGCCGGCGTTGAGCAGCCGCCGCCGCTCCTGCTCGCGCTGCTCCGGGGTCTTCCGCCCGCGCCGCAGCCACACCGCCAGCACCGCCAGCAGGAGCACCCCGCCGGCTCCGATCACAGCATAGAGGCGTAATGGGGTCATGAAGGAAGTCGCAGAGGCGGGGAAAGCGGGCCTGCCTGAGATTTGCTATCCACTATTCACGATCCACTATCCACTGACTTTGGCTTTTTCCCAGTCCTTCAGGAACTGGGCCAGGCCCTTGTCGGTGAGGGGATGCTGGAACATCAGGTCGAGCACCTTGGCGGGCATGGTGGCCACGTGCGCGCCCGCCAGCGCCGCCTCCACCACGTGCAGGGGGTGGCGCAGCGAGGCCGCCAGCACCTGGGTGGGAAAGTCGTAGTTCTTGTAGATCTGCACGATCTGCCGTACCAGGTCCATGCCCACGTGGCTGATGTCGTCGAGCCGCCCGACGAAAGGGCTCACGTAGGTGGCGCCCGCCTTGGCCACCAGCAGGGCCTGGTTGGGCGAGAAGCACAGCGTCATGTTCACCTTGATGCCGTCCCCCACCAGGCACTTGCAGCCCTTCACCCCGTCGCGGGTGGTGGGCAGCTTGACCACCACGTTCTTGTGCCATTTGGCGTAGTCGCGGCCCTGCTGGCACATGCCGTTCAGGTCGGTGGCGGTGACTTCCACGCTCACCGGGCCGTTCACCACGCTGCAGATCTCCAGGATGGTCTCCTGGAAGGGCTTGCCCTCCTTGGCCACCAGCGAGGGATTGGTGGTGATGCCGTCCAGGATGCCCAGCGCGGCCGCCTCGCGGATCTCATTCAGGTTCGCAGTGTCGAGGAAGAACTTCATGGTCTCTCCCGAATTGAAGAATGCAGAATGATGAATGCAGAATGAAAAACCGGGCTCTCCTTGGTTCAATCTCTCTCGTTCTTGGCGCTACGGAGAGACGCCACAAAGATCGCGGTCAGCTCTCCGGTTTCCCTGAGCAGGGGCTGGACAGCATTGGCAGGGATTGCGCCTGACTCGACCAGCAATTCCAGCCAGAACGAGGTCTCGTCCGCCTCTTCCAGAACGATTCCCAGCTTAGAAATGAAATCCGGCTTGGACCGCGCACGACAGACTGCCCGGTAGTTCGCGCCTACCGACGTCCCACACCTCAGAAGCTGCCTGGCGATGATGTGCCCTTCGTCCGTTTCCGGCAGTTTGCGGCAGAGCTTGACAATCTCAATCGCCAGCCGCTTCGTCCGCTGCTTAAGATCCTCGCCTTTCATTCTGCATTCTCAATTCTTCATTCTGCATTCTCGACCGGATTCCTCAGCGTCCCCACTCCCTCGACCGTGACCTCGACCATGTCTCCCGCCTGCAACGGGCCCACGCCCGCGGGCGTGCCGGTGGCGATCAGGTCTCCGGGAAAGAGCGTCATCACCCGCGAAACGTAGCGGATTATAGCATCGAGAGAAAAGATGAACTCGCGGGTGTTGCCGCGCTGCCGCACCTCGCCGTTCACGCGCGTCTCCACGCCCAGGCCCGCCCAAGGGTCCACTTCGTCGCTGATCACCGGGCCCACCGGGCAGAAGGTGTCGAAGCCTTTGGCGCGCGTCCACTGCCCGTCCTTATTCTGCAGGTCGCGCGCGGTGACGTCGTTCACACAGGTATAGCCGCGGATGTAGGCGCGCACGTCGTCATGGTCGCGCAGGTTGCGGCACAGCTTGCCGAGGACCACCCCCAATTCGCCCTCGTGGTCCACGCGCTCGGAGACCCGGGGCCGGCGGATGGCT contains:
- a CDS encoding four helix bundle protein; the encoded protein is MKGEDLKQRTKRLAIEIVKLCRKLPETDEGHIIARQLLRCGTSVGANYRAVCRARSKPDFISKLGIVLEEADETSFWLELLVESGAIPANAVQPLLRETGELTAIFVASLRSAKNERD
- a CDS encoding fumarylacetoacetate hydrolase family protein — encoded protein: AIRRPRVSERVDHEGELGVVLGKLCRNLRDHDDVRAYIRGYTCVNDVTARDLQNKDGQWTRAKGFDTFCPVGPVISDEVDPWAGLGVETRVNGEVRQRGNTREFIFSLDAIIRYVSRVMTLFPGDLIATGTPAGVGPLQAGDMVEVTVEGVGTLRNPVENAE
- the fsa gene encoding fructose-6-phosphate aldolase, with protein sequence MKFFLDTANLNEIREAAALGILDGITTNPSLVAKEGKPFQETILEICSVVNGPVSVEVTATDLNGMCQQGRDYAKWHKNVVVKLPTTRDGVKGCKCLVGDGIKVNMTLCFSPNQALLVAKAGATYVSPFVGRLDDISHVGMDLVRQIVQIYKNYDFPTQVLAASLRHPLHVVEAALAGAHVATMPAKVLDLMFQHPLTDKGLAQFLKDWEKAKVSG